The stretch of DNA CAGCAGCCCCCTTACCACCTGAAATACTGTCCTTCACCCATGAtatcttttgtaaatatttttacAGGTTAGAAGTGACAAGTTTGCATGCAGGAATCTCAAAACACATCATGTCTTTGTCCGGATACTTAAGAAGTGACCAGATGTTTCCTTTGTAACACCGATATATCTGTTGTTGATCCTAGGAGATGAAGACGTATCTCAGTGAAATCCATTGGAACCAgggtgctgagaacacaccagcactTATTGATCTGTTCCATCAGTGGAAAGTGATTCATTCTGTCATCAAAGCTGAAGATTCACAGCAGTGAGAGGTCAATCACTTGCTCTGTGTAGGAAGAGATTCATTCATCAGTCTAATCTGCTGACACGTGAGTGAATTCTTACTTTGGAGAGGTCGTTCCCCTAGCTGAGACTGTGGGGCTGAATTCACTCGGTCAACCCACTGGCAGATACAccagttcacactgaggagatgctgttcacctgctcagaatgcgggaagggattcactcacttatCTAActtactgagacaccagcgagttcacactggggagaggccgttcacctgctcagagtgtgggaagggattcagtcggtcatcttacctgaaggaacatcagcgagttcacactggggagagaccgttcacctgctctgattgTGGGAAAGGGTTCACTCAGTTATCTAACTTacaggcacaccagcgagttcacaccggggagaaacctttcacctgctcagagtgcgggaagggattcagtcactcATCTCACCTGAaggaacaccagcgagttcacactggggagaggccgttcacctgctccgactgtgggaagggattcactcacttatCTAACTtactggctcaccagcgagttcatacCGGGGAGAAACCTTTCACCTGCTCAcattgtgggaaggggttcagtcgATCATCTCACCTGAAGgaacatcaacgagttcacactggagagaggccgttcacttgctcagactgtggaaaaggGTTCAGTCACTCATCTCACCTGAAgcaacaccagcgagttcacactggggagaggccattcacctgctcggactgcgggaagggattcagtcggtcatctTACCTGAAACaacatctgcgagttcacactggggagaggccgttcacctgctctgaatgtgggaaggggttcTCTCAGTCGTGCAGCCTTGTGGCGCACTATCAAGTTCACACtgcagagaggccattcacctgctctgaatgtgggaaggggttcaatCATTCATCCAACCTTCGGAAGCACTATGGTGTTCACACTGGAGAAAAAGTTTAAATATGCTGTATTCTGATATTCATCCATCACAGTCACTGAATCCAGAGGCTGTTTCAGAAGCGACTGTTGGTGTCAAACTCTGCTCATCATACCCGGTTCTGCACACTGCTCACTGGGAATGAGCGAAGTTTCATCTGCTGATGTTCACATTTAATGGGTCTGGAGTTTAAAATTGGGGATCTgaaacaaataaatcagttctattttaaacttcTCACAGGTACTCAGTGAATCTACAACACACCCAGTGTACAGTCAGGAGCCAACTCAGCCCAGCTGGTCCCTGCCAGTATTTCTGTTCCTCAACCATGCTTTTAAAACCTTCCCTGCTGTTCACCTCTCACTGTCGCTGTGATGATGGGTCACCACTCTATGGGTGAAATGGCTTCCTTCGAATTTCCTGCATGACTTTCTGCAAACTGAAGAAGAAGATGAGCTGACTGCAGTTACGTCTGTCATGTTTGTCCCTCATATCTCTGGGTTGAGAAAGAATGACATTGATAGTTAAACACTTTATTCCCTGCTCATTTTCACTTCTTTCAAAGGCTGTGTGTCACACAGTTGGGTTGTTGGAAGACACCACTGCACTCTCAAGTCTGAAAGagaatggggagtgttgttggatGTTCAGTGGAGCAGGGTCAGACGGGTCACCACAGGGCAGAGTTTCAGgctgtggacagtgggaggagtaAGAGGATATGATGAGGAGCAGGGGGCGTGGCAGcaaatgacagagtagcaacatgTGGAAGCTGATTGAGAGAAAAATAGGATGATTTGACTGACACACACAACACCTGTTGACTGTGGAGGATTGCTGTGTAAAACTGGCTACTGAGTTCCTAAAAAAAATATTGTATGTATTGGTGCCATTTGGCAGAGGAGAGACAatgcttgtaaatgctttcaatAGCACCGTTTTTACCAAGAACTCTCTGAGCTTATGAATGTACTATTGTCACAAATCGAGTGTGCAGGTGTCAAGagtacaaagttgtgctgaaagaTACGTGCATTCAGTGGACAAAAGCTTCAGAAATGGGTGCTGGACTTCCCAGGCACAGCTGAGATCTTGCTCTGGAAACCTAAGGATTTGGTTCTGGCATGAAAAATATTCTGACAATCAGGCATGAAGAACTTATAATGTATCTTCAAGTTAAGAAGATAAAAAATTATTACCAGTTGACGTGGAACATTAAGATCAGGTCTGATGCCAAGAAGTCGGTACCTAATGGGAACAGTTGAGAAGACTAGGTCCAATTTCCAGTGAATTAAAATGTCAATTAGAGCTGCACAGGATAAACAAACTCTTTATTTCACCTTTTCTTCCTCAGGATCTCACCTTTGTGAGCTCCCATCAGTCACATCAGGGTCACAGTGATCAGAAAGTCTCCAGGATCAGCTGTGGAAATGCTGTGTGCTCCTGGTAGGGCATTGAGACGTGCCCAGAACCATTAAACTGTAGGAATGGACAGAAAGATAGGCAAACCATAAACAAATGATGAGCAGGTCCCTTTGCCACCACTCTCCCTGAAAAGTCTCTGGGATGCCTCCTCCTATACCACTCTGGTCTCTGGGACAAATACTTTCCCCCTTGACTTGGCAAAGCACCCTTACCCCCTAACCCATCTCTGAGGTGTCCTCTACACCATTAGCCCCCGCAGTCTCTGTGAAGCTCCTGTTCTGCTCTCTTCACCTCCTTTTCCCTTTCCCGCTGTCTGTGATGCCAACTCCACCTTCTCTGAGacaaccccttccccactgtcctgTCTATTTCTCGACATCCCCAAGTCTCTGGAATGTCCTTTCCACACTGTTTTTGGGACTTCTCGTCCACCTTCCTGCCTCCTGTCTCTGGGTTTCTCCTTTCTAACtaattcctccccttcccccttctctcatTCTCTGAGATGTACCCAATCCCCGTTGCTCTACCCACTTAATTTCTCTTTGATCTGCCCCGCTCCATCTTCCAGCTAACAGCTCACCCTATCATCTCTGGTTAACCAGTACACTCGTCATCCTCCCCATGATACACCAGCTTTCCCATTCCCCTCCTCTTGGGACATCCACTCACCCCTTATCCCATCTCTGTCATGCCCACAATGTGCCCGACCCCTGTCTCTGGGAGCTCCTTTACCCCCATATCTTTCACTGAAACCTGCTCTTCCGATTCACTAGGATACTTCCTACCCCTCTTTCTCCTTCCACCTCTATCTTCCCATCTGCCCCCACTCAGCTCCAAGCCCAAGTTTCTCAGATGCCCCTTCACCTCTCCCTctacctccccttccccacccgtcTCTGGAATGAACCCTGCTTCCTGTCTTTGGAACAGCCACCTTTCTCCCCCTCCTTAGACAGCGGTGAGAAGTGAGTGATTAGCTGGGTCAGTGGTGCTGCAaaaacaaccttacactcaacatcacTAAGGCGAAGGACTcgaatgtggacttcaggaaggggaattgaggggaaggtaCACCAGGACACATtgagggatcagtagtggaaagggtgaacaattTGATATTCCTCGGTGTCAACATCTCCCAGATCAACAAGCacaattacaaagaaataaacaaagtacactgcagatgctgtggtcaaatcaacacgtacaaacaagctggatgaactcaacaggtcgggcagcatccgttgaaaggagcagtcaacatttcaggccgagacccttcatcaggactgaagaaggaggggaaagggaccctataaagaaggtggggggagagggaaggtgcaggtgaaaaaccaatcagaggaaagatcaaagggtgggggaggggaagcagggaggggataggccggagaggtgaagaaggaatgtaaagagaaagcactatgggtagtagaaggcagaatcatgaggtgataggcaggtagaagaggaggcagagagaaagtgtgatagggagagggaggaaattaccagaagttggagaattcaatgttcataccaagggtctgaagactacccagacggtatatgaggtgttgttcctccaacctgagtttggactcatcatggcagtagaggaggccatgtatggatatatccgaatgggaatgtgaaggagagttgaagtgggtggcaactgggaggacctgtctattgtgacggacggagcagaggtgctcgacgaagcggtcctccaatctgcgtcgggtctcgccgatgtagaggaggccgcactggatgcaatagattaccccaacagactcacaagtgaagtgttgcctcacctggaaggactgtttggggccctgaatggtggcaaGAGAGGAggcgtagggacaggtgtagcacttacgcttgaagggaccgcttcattgagcacctccactccgccCGCCACAAcagacacggtggtcagcagcacaggagcgccgcaggggaccgtgctctctccagtcctgttcaccctgtacacatcggacttccaatataactcggagtcctgccatgtgcagaagttcgctgatgacacggccatagtggggtgtgtcaggaatggacaggaggaggagtataggaaactgatacaggactttgtgatatggtgcaactcaaactacctgcgtctcaatatcacaaagaccaaggagatggtggtggactttaggagatctaggcttcatatggagccagtgatcattaatggagaatgtgtggagcaggttaagacctacaagtatctgggagtacagttagacgagaagctagactggactgccaacacagatgccttgtgcaggaaggcacagagtcgactgtacttccttagaaggttggcgtcattcaatgtctgtagtgagatgctgaagatgttctataggtcagttgtggagagcgccctcttcttcgtggtggcgtgttggggaggaagcattaagatgagggacgcctcacgtcttaataagctggtaaggaaggcgggctctgtcgtgggcaaagtactggagagtttaacatcggtagctgagcgaagggcgctgagtaggctacggtcaattatggaaaactctgaacatcctctacatagcaccatccagagacagagaagcagtttcagcgacaggttactatcgatgcaatgctcctcagacaggatgaagaggtcaatactccccaatgccattaggctttacaattcaaccgccaggacttaagaactttttaaaagctattattaatgctttttgagatagtgatttagatgcatatcatattttttactgagttaagtattgtatgtaattagttttgctacaacaagtgtatgggacattgggaaaaaaaaagttgaatttccccatggggatgaataaagtatctatctatctatttatctatctatctatcagacaggatctcccggttgccacccacttcaactctccttcatattcccattcagatatgtccatacttggcctcctctactgccatgatgagtccAAACTCAGATTgttggagcaacacctcatgtaccgtctgggtagtctccagccccttggtatgaacattgaattctccaacttacggtagttccctccctctcccttctcctatcacactttcactctgcctcctcttctagctgcctatcacctctctcacgattctgccttcttctactacccatagtgctttccccttacattctttcttcacctctctggcctattccctctctgcttcccctcccccaccccttgatctttcctctgattggtttttcacttgcaccttccccctcccaccaccttctttatagggcccctgccccctccttcttcagtcctgacgaagggtctgggcccgaaacattgactgctcctttcaacggatgctgcccaacctgctgagttcatccagcttgtttgtacgtgacaattacaaagaaggtggctatatttcaataggagtttgagaagagtTGGTATGATTCCCacaagatgtactgtggagagcattctaactgttgtATCACTGTCTGTTATAAAGAGACCATCACACtgcattggaaaaagctgcagaaagttgtacacTCAGAAAGCTCCAACCTGGGCTCTAACCTCACCAGAATGAAGGACACCATCAAaatgcagtgcctcaagaaggtggcagattcccatcacccaggacatgctaccatcatggaggaggtacaggagcctgaaggcacaacactcaacatttcaggaacagcttcttcctgctgGAATTCAATTTATAAATGGACAATCAAACCATGAACACTTCAGTATTTCTAGACATTTCCTCCACCAATTATTATGTGTGTatgtacacacatacatacacacacatgcacactcacatactgtatatataaaatgTGTATTATATATGTGAATGtactttatagtttttattacaatgtattgcattgtactgttgacacaaaacaacaaatttaatgacatattaaacctgattctgactctgatattGACTGTCCCCAGACGGTTCCAATGCTTATCCACTTCCCAAATGCTGTGAaaggacctgcctccaccaccacctcaggCAGTATGAGGGAAAaatcttcctcagatccctctaaactaCTTCCTCCTCTGTTTAAATCTATGTCCCTGGTATGTTGCTTACATGGGCTTCAGTGAGACCATTGTGAAGTTCAGCATGGTGGGTTTCTGAGGAACCTcagatcacatgggatccagggacagCTGGCTAATTGGCTTGATGGTATGAATCAGAAAGTGATGTTGGAAAGCTGTTTCTCGGACTTGAGACCTGTGAGTGCTGGTGTTCCCCAGGGGTTAGTGTTAGACCCATTGCTggttgtcatctacatcaataatTTGGATCAGAATGTGCGAGGGCTGTAAGTAAGTCTGCAGCAAATAAATTGAAACAATTACTTTCATTTAAAGGGAATTaagtattgtggcgacccacttcccagcgcactcgaaccggctcacaaagtggcgcgtgccggcattgaggctggtcccaaagagggcgccaagcctgcttcaccagcaaggggaaaagcccatgcgcgggacgggactgtgaatacattcccgcccggggagggcaggatcaggaaggctttaaagcaaggccgcgaag from Hemitrygon akajei chromosome 28, sHemAka1.3, whole genome shotgun sequence encodes:
- the LOC140717794 gene encoding uncharacterized protein; this translates as MLFTCSECGKGFTHLSNLLRHQRVHTGERPFTCSECGKGFSRSSYLKEHQRVHTGERPFTCSDCGKGFTQLSNLQAHQRVHTGEKPFTCSECGKGFSHSSHLKEHQRVHTGERPFTCSDCGKGFTHLSNLLAHQRVHTGEKPFTCSHCGKGFSRSSHLKEHQRVHTGERPFTCSDCGKGFSHSSHLKQHQRVHTGERPFTCSDCGKGFSRSSYLKQHLRVHTGERPFTCSECGKGFSQSCSLVAHYQVHTAERPFTCSECGKGFNHSSNLRKHYGVHTGEKV